From a region of the Cucumis sativus cultivar 9930 chromosome 6, Cucumber_9930_V3, whole genome shotgun sequence genome:
- the LOC101215112 gene encoding elongation of fatty acids protein 3-like, producing the protein MSLTITDGLYYWLVNHPKILNFSWSQGETLGSSPLFLTVTVIAYLSLTFLLSNLSLPLLPPTILKRISVVHNLILLALSFTMALGCTLSTFSHAPHLHYILCLPLKTPPRGPLFFWAYIFYLSKILEFIDTFLIILSGSTKRLTFLHVYHHATVVIMCYLWLHSSQSLFPLVLVTNSSVHVLMYTYYLSCALGIRPRWKRIVTECQIVQFQFSFVVLALMLYFHVTHKGSGCAGVYGWCFNVVFYSSLLALFSDFHAKNYGANGKMTAPKKVA; encoded by the coding sequence ATGAGTCTAACAATCACTGATGGTCTCTATTACTGGCTTGTAAACCACCCAAAAATCCTCAATTTCTCATGGTCTCAAGGTGAAACCTTAGGTTCTTCTCCACTTTTCCTCACTGTCACTGTCATCGCTTACCTCTCCCTCACCTTCCTCCTCTCCAAcctctctcttcctctcctCCCTCCCACCATTCTCAAACGAATCTCAGTGGTTCATAACCTTATCCTCCTTGCTCTCTCCTTCACAATGGCCCTGGGATGCACACTCTCCACTTTCTCCCACGCACCTCACCTTCATTACATTCTTTGTCTTCCCCTCAAAACCCCTCCACGTGGCCCTCTCTTCTTCTGGGCCTACATCTTCTACCTTTCCAAAATCCTGGAATTCATCGATACCTTCTTGATCATCTTGAGTGGGTCGACCAAACGGCTGACATTCCTCCATGTGTACCACCACGCAACGGTTGTGATTATGTGTTACTTATGGCTTCATTCGTCGCAGTCGTTGTTTCCATTGGTATTAGTAACAAACTCGTCGGTTCATGTGTTGATGTACACGTATTACTTGTCGTGTGCACTTGGGATAAGGCCAAGATGGAAGAGGATTGTGACAGAGTGCCAGATTGTGCAGTTTCAGTTTAGCTTTGTGGTGTTGGCTTTGATGCTATATTTTCATGTCACACATAAAGGGTCGGGATGTGCTGGTGTTTATGGATGGTGCTTTAATGTCGTATTTTACTCGTCGCTTCTGGCTTTGTTCTCGGATTTTCATGCTAAGAACTACGGCGCAAATGGAAAGATGACAGCTCCTAAAAAGGTGGCGTGA